In one Brassica oleracea var. oleracea cultivar TO1000 chromosome C9, BOL, whole genome shotgun sequence genomic region, the following are encoded:
- the LOC106313589 gene encoding uncharacterized protein LOC106313589 isoform X2, with the protein MRLFHDTKSRKGIESNSPHARATSRLFPHLFLASSSSFRLHLSSVVFAGQSLHGFHRKPSNRLCPRPAELNLLGVMRREEEEIARSMSSIIRIFVVKKLRDFYWEARAGREPSQLLSVEDYLTKQRKESGSKELFLNSEQRKESPRSRCIWITSNAMIRNRNHF; encoded by the exons ATGAGACTGTTCCACGACACCAAATCACGAAAAGGCATTGAATCGAACAGCCCTCATGCCCGAGCAACCTCACGTCTCTTTCCCCACCTATTTCTTGCGAGCTCATCGTCTTTTCGACTCCATCTCTCCTCCGTCGTGTTTGCCGGACAGTCTCTTCATGGCTTCCACCGAAAACCCTCCAATCGTCTTTGTCCACGGCCAGCCGAGTTAAATCTCTTG GGTGTTATGAGGCGGGAGGAGGAGGAGATAGCTCGAAGCATGTCTTCCATTATAAGGATTTTCGTTGTGAAAAAGCTGAGAGATTTCT ACTGGGAAGCCCGTGCAGGTCGTGAACCCAGTCAATTACTCTCCGTTGAAGACTATTTGACTAAACAAAGGAAGGAGTCAGGTTCTAAGGAGCTGTTCTTGAATTCAGAGCAAAGAAAGGAGTCGCCAAGGAGCAGGTGTATCTGGATAACATCCAATGCAATGATCCGTAATAGAAATCATTTTTAA
- the LOC106313589 gene encoding uncharacterized protein LOC106313589 isoform X1, translated as MRLFHDTKSRKGIESNSPHARATSRLFPHLFLASSSSFRLHLSSVVFAGQSLHGFHRKPSNRLCPRPAELNLLGVMRREEEEIARSMSSIIRIFVVKKLRDFCYWEARAGREPSQLLSVEDYLTKQRKESGSKELFLNSEQRKESPRSRCIWITSNAMIRNRNHF; from the exons ATGAGACTGTTCCACGACACCAAATCACGAAAAGGCATTGAATCGAACAGCCCTCATGCCCGAGCAACCTCACGTCTCTTTCCCCACCTATTTCTTGCGAGCTCATCGTCTTTTCGACTCCATCTCTCCTCCGTCGTGTTTGCCGGACAGTCTCTTCATGGCTTCCACCGAAAACCCTCCAATCGTCTTTGTCCACGGCCAGCCGAGTTAAATCTCTTG GGTGTTATGAGGCGGGAGGAGGAGGAGATAGCTCGAAGCATGTCTTCCATTATAAGGATTTTCGTTGTGAAAAAGCTGAGAGATTTCTGTT ACTGGGAAGCCCGTGCAGGTCGTGAACCCAGTCAATTACTCTCCGTTGAAGACTATTTGACTAAACAAAGGAAGGAGTCAGGTTCTAAGGAGCTGTTCTTGAATTCAGAGCAAAGAAAGGAGTCGCCAAGGAGCAGGTGTATCTGGATAACATCCAATGCAATGATCCGTAATAGAAATCATTTTTAA
- the LOC106313589 gene encoding uncharacterized protein LOC106313589 isoform X4, with protein MPEQPHVSFPTYFLRAHRLFDSISPPSCLPDSLFMASTENPPIVFVHGQPRCYEAGGGGDSSKHVFHYKDFRCEKAERFLLGSPCRS; from the exons ATGCCCGAGCAACCTCACGTCTCTTTCCCCACCTATTTCTTGCGAGCTCATCGTCTTTTCGACTCCATCTCTCCTCCGTCGTGTTTGCCGGACAGTCTCTTCATGGCTTCCACCGAAAACCCTCCAATCGTCTTTGTCCACGGCCAGCCGA GGTGTTATGAGGCGGGAGGAGGAGGAGATAGCTCGAAGCATGTCTTCCATTATAAGGATTTTCGTTGTGAAAAAGCTGAGAGATTTCT ACTGGGAAGCCCGTGCAGGTCGTGA
- the LOC106313589 gene encoding uncharacterized protein LOC106313589 isoform X3: MPEQPHVSFPTYFLRAHRLFDSISPPSCLPDSLFMASTENPPIVFVHGQPRCYEAGGGGDSSKHVFHYKDFRCEKAERFLLLGSPCRS, translated from the exons ATGCCCGAGCAACCTCACGTCTCTTTCCCCACCTATTTCTTGCGAGCTCATCGTCTTTTCGACTCCATCTCTCCTCCGTCGTGTTTGCCGGACAGTCTCTTCATGGCTTCCACCGAAAACCCTCCAATCGTCTTTGTCCACGGCCAGCCGA GGTGTTATGAGGCGGGAGGAGGAGGAGATAGCTCGAAGCATGTCTTCCATTATAAGGATTTTCGTTGTGAAAAAGCTGAGAGATTTCTGTT ACTGGGAAGCCCGTGCAGGTCGTGA